ACTAAGGAAATCGCAACAACTGCGGCGTCCACCCCAACCAAATTCCATGTTaggatcaaattatttttctctttggacttGATATTAATAGTTCCCGTGTTGTTTGTGCGGGCTGCAATATCATCAAGAACCTGCAGAAGTATTGTAATTAACTATTTCACACAGAAAACAGTTGCTAAATTTCAAAGTTCTCATGGCTAAGGGATTAAAAGTAGCGGATATAAAGAAATCGAGCAAGGTAACTGACATACAATTGCACGTTACCAGAAAGAGTCGAAACAAGTTTTTGgcaattctttttttccaatCCACAATAGACAATAACCAGTTCAGAATCGAGAACGTTTTAATAACCTACCCCTTTGCTTGGACTATTTGAAGCAACCCCTTCACCTGCAGAAATTGTAACGACAAATTaagcaaaaaataaatgaacaaatGAAAATCACCTCATCACAAGGATAGAACACGTTGGTATACCATACAATTTCTAAATAGGCTATGATATTGTTCAAGAATAAAGCAAGAACAGAGGAAACACACGAGaacatattaaataaacatgTCTCTCAAACCACACGAGAACACACATAATGTTCGTACGTTGTGATAAAAGGGGGACTAAGCTCCTCGTTTGTGATTCGTTTCAAGAATCAAGACCCATATATCAAGGAAAACGCCAGACTAGATGTGCTTACTTTTTCTTCCTATCAAGTAAACGCCAGACTAGACCTCTCCCTGCTTCGACTTGAAGCTCAGGCTGGATCACATATTTAGTGCGAGTTACTGCTCTATTTGATTATTCTAGTTTGACACTACTTCATTTACAAGAAGTGAGGTTCGTATTTCCATGATGCTCTTCTCCATGAGAGTCAATCACATTTGGCCATATCCATGAGAGTCAATCTTGCAGTTCTACAGACTTAGGCGGGCAAGCTTATGACCTTCCTTCTGATTTCTGAAGTGTTGGCTGAGCCAACCTTTACACGAAAAACTTTAAGGAAACGTGTCCGGAGTCCATAATATTGTAGTCGATGCTACAGGAAAAAGCCGGAAGATCGGAGTCATGGTGTGCTGTTATTGGAAATTCCTTACACAAAGAAGTTCAGAGGCTACAACTATATCGCTCTaacaaattcatttatttgttctttattctttattctttgCTCTTCgtacttctttttcctctctctcatATACCGGCGCCACTCCATTTGCCGCGGAGACAATGAAGTAAGAAAAACAATCCAAAAAAATGACGCCAAATACATCTTTGTGCCACAAAGACACGTCCGTAACATGAGTGCTATACATTGTCAATTTTATCGGAGTCTGAGCGAACTTCCTGCAATGCGATTATCATTTCCGACGCATGATGCGGTGTTAAGCTTAAAATAAGGAATTCTAGTTCAACTACAATTTGATCTGTTTCGTAATCCCTTCAAATTCAGACAATAAATCAAATTCTAGAAGCGAACGCCATATATATTTTGctctcaaataaataaataaaaatatgaatctCTCGTGAAAGAGCCAGTTCTAAACTCCAACTCTGAAGTGGCCGTAGCTTTTCCGGTTCCGTCGAGAAAACATTATATAACAGAGTACATTAACTAAAGCTTTCAACTAATACtgaggaaaacaaaaaggaaatgacTACAGATCTAACAAATAAAGATCCAGAGAAAAAACTACACAGCATTCATTCTCCAAAACCACACGGGGAGATCAAAGTAGGTGAAGAAACGCACCAGTAGTACAGAAGCCGCTGACGACTACAAAAAGCAAGGGCGCAAGAGcggagaggaggaggagaagagcCAAAAAGAACCTACATCTTCCAGCACCGCCATTAACTCCGTCATCCTCGTGCTTTGCCAAATCAGAAACCGATCCTTTATTCAGCGCCATTGACGATGAACAAAAAAACGGAGAGAATTAACGCCAAGAATCAAAAATCCAAAAGCATTGCAGTTGAATGGTAGAAGAATTTCGTCGCGCAATCAGGTTAAAGAGAGAGCGAACGTAACAGAAGAAGGGAATCTTTCAGTTAAGTTTCGTCGCTATCGAATAACATCTCTGTGAAGTGCGACCAGAAACTGAACGCCGGTGCTTTTTATACTACcgttttttctttactctctctctttctctctcttaaaaaTTTCCCGCTCTTTTCCCGGTTCAATAAAAagctaaaataattattttgtggtTAAATTGTaaagtttaattatattttctaggttaattaaataaaaatacttccaaaacaaattcaataactttaaatattcaaaaaaaaatttgaaaaatagtcTTGGAGTTAGTTTtagattgaaattaaaatattattccacttttaaaaaatatcattcaattttaataaattttattaatactttttaacttttaaaaaattaaaaaatatatagagagagagttaATACCaagtttaaaaaacattaatctataattataaaaaaaaaaaaaacattttcgTAAAGAGAAGCTCCACTCATGGCTTCATTTATAggctaataattaaaataattttgaaattatttaaaagtttcatggatattaataaataaaaaaacaaattcaattcaaaaacactattttaacaaaatattaataaattcccatttaaaattaataattaagtttttttttttagtttaaatattttgaagaacacttttattaattatacgTGATTTATATACAAGTAgtaaacaatatatttttttaattgatctCAAAATgattattgaatatttattaactAATTTTGAGAAATGCAGGAAATTGTAGTAATTAAggtgaaaaattcaaatatttgacTTAGAATAATGTTGTGATTGGGTTATTTATAATACATTTGTTGGACGATGGAAATTTcatatcggctaatttaggaaataattatgggtttataagtgaggaatattaactccattggtatgaggccttttgggtaagtccatgagagcttaagctcagagtggacaatatcataccattgtggagagtcgtgttcgtctaacaatatTAACCCAAAAACTAtgtatgatttaaaattttgaattgagttatttttattgagttCGAATATCGGTCGAAATTAAACTAAAAGCTCACCTTATAAATCATTACAATTCCACCCCCCAACTAAAGAAACCCTTtgttctaaaataaaatacaactCTTAAGTATCTAAGTAAGACTAAACTAGCAAGCAAGAGACTAATTTCCCAGTGTTATCAAATGGGCTTCTTATACCCAAAATGGCAAATTGATATCACATTCATGACGAGGTGTTTAATCTGAAGAAATGTAAAACAGAATAACATACTCCTCAATTGATTTCACATTCAACACAGATGACTATCATGATTCCACCTAAAAGACCAAGGgaacaacacaacacaacacaaacATGTAAACAATTTCCAAACACATTATGGAATTATACATTACAACATTGAAGCTTGGTTCTTTACTAGGAAAAAGGATCACGAGACCTTTTTGGGTCGACAAAATTCCCTATATAATTGCCACGTCCAAGTAATCTCCGATCTGCAGGGAAGAAGTGTCGTAAGTACGCGACGAAATACAGGAGGGGAATGAGATggcaaaaaacaaaatccatgtTTGTTTTACCTGAAAACCAAGTTCTGCCAAAGCTAAGTTATCATCTGATCGTCCATTTCCGAACGAGAATGTCTTCCCAACCTTCATATAAAGAAACAGAATCTGTATTACTCGGAGGCTCGTATAATAGTTCACTTTCTTCATACCTTTGTTTATAATCGTAAATTACTTTATGTTCTTTTAAGAAATAGGTCAATCTAATTCGATAAGTGCGCGAAATATAAAGCAGATATACGAGGTATTTGCAGTGAAGGAAAATGCAAACTGGCAGGGCATGAAGAAAGGGTGTTTAGTACAGAAGATTTTGTGTCATTTCATTCAACAACCATGTAATTAGCGAGTGATCCTTTAAAAGCactaaatgaaattaaatgggcAGCGTATCCATCACAGTTGTGCAAGAATATGCAACGTAGGCACTAGAGTTAAGCACGTTCGATGTGTTCATACGTGTCCTAGAATCAGAACTACCCACCTTTTCACAAAACTGAGCGCTAAAAACTTCTTAAGACTATGGGAAAACTCCAGTTTGAAAGTATTGTCACGATCAAACAAGTTGTAGACATAACATCTGTCAACATAATACTCAATAgggaaatatttattttgtatttccaGATTTAGTTTAGTCAAATTCAACACCACAATTTTAAGTTCATTGGATTGATATCAAGACTAGAATAAATAACTTCAATCTCCTCCCTTAGTTCAgttgtctttttttctttgacattTATGGCATTCTTGTAGTTCAACACATTACTGGTTTTGTAGATAAGCATTTCTTTAGGCTAGGTTTGTTTGCTGTTAGGTCCTTGTTGCTTGAACATGTAAAAGTATTCAAGTTCTTTTCTGGTCAAATTCCAGTAATGTTAAGGCTAGATTTTGAGTACTAAGTGGGACGAATTCTTGGACAATTAATGGGTTTTGGGTAATTTCTAGCAGAGTTTTGGTAATAAGTGATGATTTTACTACTAATCAACTTACATCTTCAATTTCATATAATCAAAACTCAACGAAGTAAAAAGGGCGAAAGATCATGAATATTTCCAATGTAACATCcagaaaacataaataaaagtgTGCATTCAAGTCAGAGTGGAAGAAAGAGAGCACAGAAATGGAGAGAGGTACCTCTCTCACAACAAACCGGCCATGTCTATCTGGATACACCAAAGCGAAAGATAGTTTAGCATTTCTTCTCCTGGCTTCTGGAGCTACCTCTTTGACCTGTGACCCCACCcccgaaagaaaaaacgaaCACACAAACTCACAACATAAGTTCAAGGACAGAAGCAAGGGAAATAGTGTGGCATTTCACAAAAAAACATGAACTCAAAATGATACAGATCATTCGTAATTATGTCATGCGAAGCGTGCAAGGAGAAAAGATTGAAAAGGGATGAGAAACACAACCAGATCAGTTAGCTCGCGAAGAGTAGCATCCTTCCAGGTATATATTTGAACCTCATCCCTCGGCTCCTTGCCCCTCACAGCGAAGTCTTCATTGAAATGATGACTCCCAATCTGCGATTACAGCAAATTTCagtttcaatttcataatGACGATTCCTTAATCCAATAAGTGGCATTACTTAGAATCAGGATCCTAGATCATCAATAAGCAATATAACATCATAACCTAAATGTAGAAACGCAACACCAGAGAAATCTGCTTCAATTATCCTCTCATCCGACTCCTAAATCCTATCGGCCTCCACAATGACATAAACAGATGAAAATTTCACACAAAAAATCCGCGTCCAACGAATTTCATTTCATACTTAATGGATTAATCTAGAAAACAAACTTGCTTTCGGGTACTTGGTCACTTCCAACTTTGCACAAAAATGTAACACAattcataaaaacaaaaggccAGCATCAAAAATATAACGTACCTTCGTAAAAACACGAAGCAGCAAAGGACAAGTCTGCAAGAAGAGAAGTAAAATGACTCAGTATAGAAAGTCAAAGACGCTATCTATGTTTACATAGCTATCGATGTAAAACAGAATCGATAAGCCAGAATAAAGCAATACTCAAAGTTCCAAATAATCATCATCAGAATAATGCAATTTCTATAGCGTTCTAGAACGAAGAAACGAGAAACCgattgaagatgaagatggatTCAAAAACAAGCTAATgaacaccaaaattaaaactGACATGATGATGGAACGGACAGAAACCCTAAAAGTAAAAGATGagagggaaagaaagagataCCTTCTCGCGATCGACTGGCTCCAATCGAGGACGAGGAGGCGCATGAGGGGCTCTGGGAGGAGCGCCATAAGCTCTCCTCGGTGCTTCTGCTTCTCCCGCCATTTCTGTGTCTGTATTTTCTGCTACTTCTGGAAGCTTCTGCAGTTTATAGGCGAGGCCCGGAGGCCGCATCTTGGGCCTCGAGAATCAGGGCTCAATCCAGTTACTGTTGAGTCCTCgatgaaaatttgataataataataaaaaaaattattacaaattttaattaaatattaaaaagtaaataaatatatattttatcagctaataattttaattgaatttattatttaataaaaattatttgagttGAAATAATTTACCAGTGGAATCTAATCAAGGAGTTCAAACGAATTCGTTTGCCCCTGGCCCCCGTCTCGGTGTACAAGGAGCAAAACATTCTTGTCATATTATTCACGACTCTCAGCAACAATACTTTGTATGAATTGCAAGTTCCCACGAACCACTAAATTTTTTGAACGCAAGTTGCACTAGAGCCTTCTAGTCGAGGGCACATTTGCCTAGGTGTCACGCATCGTTGTCCCCACATGCAACACCCATTTGGGTTCGccccaaaagagaaaatcaGCTCGACGCGACCCACAACTCTTATAAATCTGCCCCGAAGTTCGTGCCTCGACCCGAGCGACAATATGTGTTCCCTAAGCGACGCACGTGCCAAATGCATGCTCCTTCCCCGATCACAGCTCTTCTCAACTTGTTCGACGGTGCACTCTTCGACTTAGCTGGCGCAGCTCAACAACTTATTCGACTCGGTATTCAATAGTAATGTATATGCATACAAATATTTCGAAACCTCATTGTGAGTAAAAAcgatcaaaataaataaataaataaaaatactcactaattcaaatttaaatggtAAATTTAGTCTCGgtactattaaaaaaattaaaatttagtctctataattttaaatattaaattagttcGGTAAACGAGAGTCtacatataatttaaatagttaaatatttacaatatttttattattaatgatAATGTGAAAATGTATTAGTAGGAAATTATTATGAACTTTCGATACAAttttgcaacaaaaaaaaaagagtcacTTCGATCTCGACTTCGGTGGCCCGATGAACAAATCCGTTTCAACGTCGAAAGTCAAGCTGGTTTCGAGATACGGTGAAACTTCTCCTACTTGAGTCAATGATTGTCGAGGCTCGAGTTGAACCAAATACTGAATCAGAAAATGCATTTCACTTCATCTGTCTTATGACCCTAAAATCTGTCGCTAAATCTTTGAATATAGCAATAAATAAGATACATACNagggtcgttaactcgatctgaaaagttgttttctcgttttagtatcataccatatccactaaagattgtcttaagcttaaaatatggaagaaaaaaaacattaaacaaCTCACCTTTTTAGCTAGCTTTTCATTTTCAGCTGCCAAATATTtctcctgtttttttttttttttttaaataaaaaaattagggaaaaAATCATAATCCATTGGAAGCATAAACTATGAAGCTTTCAGTTACTAACCTTTTCTTTCAGTTGATCAATCTGTTCCTTGTAAACCTCATGCTgaaatcaaaaaaattaaaatatattaatttaaaaaaaaatcactattTTTAGCGGAATAACTACTGGATCCTACTATACAACTCTTTTAAACTATATGATACATCAGTTATAACGAGCACGAGATTCAAATGTTCTAAGCTACTAGAATATTCAAAACGGGACGAAAGGTTCCATCGAAGAGAAGCAAATGAaagatttcataaaaattctcGTAGAGAGAGATCTTCCTTGGATTCCGAGAAATTGGTCAACCGAGAGAAACCCCATCCcgctctttcttttttcacctCCATGCCGCCACACGGGAGGGGTACGAGGATGTAAAAAAGAAGACCATGTTTCCAAATGCTTCTACTCCTTTTGTTCTATAAATCATGACTGACTCCACGTTAAGAGATATAAAGCGAGTGCACTAGAAAATAACGTAAACAGAGAGATCAACAGAAATTTGATCACGATAAATGATCAGGAGATATGAAGGCTTCACTGACTGGACCAAGCTGAAGTATGGTAAGGGCAAAGGAAATTTTCGGCAGACCCATACGTGAATTGAACGATATTCTTACACGGGTGAGAGGCAGTTGCACAACAATTTGTTGCAAAGGTTCAAATCGAAGGTCTTCTCGAGACGACCTATGAATCTCGAGAATCGAGCGTGTGGGTTAACTAAAAAATTGCTGAAAAGGGCCCAGATTTAGGgaatttaacaaataatttccataaagattaaaatatttataaaatatagtttaaatttaGAACCTTTGTAGCTCGAACATGGGCTAAGCTCCTTTGAAGCTGCTGTTGTATTTGTTGAAGTTCTTCATAAGAGCTTGATCCCAAACCTTGTCCCAACAATTTCCTAGTACattaaaagtcaaaatttgaagtcaaagtcaaacagCCAAAGTCAAACCAATGAGATAATAGTACCTCTTTGAAACTTCAAGTGACTCTATCCCCTTCAACAAAGTTGCAGCCTAaaccaaacacaaaataaaatataaatctcccatttgaattattaaccaaattttttaaatatttataccttttaaaatttaataaaaataccgtttcaaaaatacccttaaacttacCAAAATTTCGATaatatccttaatttttttttaagttaaaaaaatactcttaaaattagcattatatttaaaaaatatatatattaattaattttcaaaaataaatttaaaattaaaataataaagtttttatattattaagagTTCCGTGcataaactaaaaactaaTGGTGAgagtattattgaattttattttaaaaaaattcttaacgctttaaaaattttaaagatatttttgaattaaaatattaataatttccataaaaaaaaactaaggaTCAAGgtctttttgaaattattttaaaattttgagggtaTTATCGTATgtttaaagatatattttttaagacaaaatataaaatttagagatatttttgttaattagtgtttataattttaaaagaccAAATGGTTATCTAAAGGGACCTAAAATGTCGAAAGCTGTCAGTCCTAGAATACCACACTAAGAACtgcatataaaatgaaatcaagTTCAAACAAGTGTTGACCTAAGTCCCGTGTTCGGGCTCAACTCTCGAACCGTACGTGAGCTACCTCGTACGATTCGAACTCACATTCCTAAGAATCTAACctaaatatttgtaattacTCGACCTGAATATAAGTAACTTAATCGGCCGAGACATATACTCTCGACTAAAAGATCagaaatttgaatctttatACCTTAATTGTTCTACGTACCTTTTTCtatcaatattttcattaaaatctcAATAAAATCGAGACCTCGACGTTCAAAAACGAGGACAAACCTGATCAGCTTGATCATGGTGATGAGGTAAAGAACGTTCAAGATGATGGGTTTCCCTTGTATGTCTTTGAAATCGCTCCACTGTGGCCTGCATGCTGAAGCATAAGAAATTaagtaattattaaattaatttaaaaatcaaattaagaacatgaagagcttataataaaaactaaatttcatatatgaattttaaaataaagttaaacGTGACATAAACATGCacatatcataaaataaaaccatgACTTTTAACCAAACCATACATAGGCTACCCACATTATCCAATATTTTCagcatattataaaatatatatagtgaTATATAAATGAAGGTGACTCGACACCAACTGacattataatatatgtttaattaaattttaaaccttatattaaatataagaaattaattaatattaaaaggtACATGATTAACGtgtccatttttgttttattatttttaataattaaaatctcgtAAAATTCAAATACGAAACCTTTACAAGTTACAAATTATCACTAACATCagttacaaacgtcaaatattcttaattttcatactaatctttaaaataaagtcGAGTCGGGTTAAGAGCTCTATTATTAGATTGGTCGGGCCAGCTCCTACCTACGAACCAAACCGAATTTCCaatcttccaaaaaaaaaaaaaaaatctaactcaactCAACATGTACGTTTAGGTTGGGTAGTCTTAGATTGTTTGGGTCATCaggtcatatgaacactcctATGTTCGGATTATCAAGTCATATGAACAATCCTAAGTTTGGGTCATCAGGTCATATGGACAATCCTATGTTGaggtcatatgaacactcctATGTTCGGGTCATCAAGTCGTATGAACAATCCTATGTTGaggtcatatgaacactcctATGTTCGGGTCATCAAGTCGTATGAACAATCCTATGTTGaggtcatatgaacactcctGTTCGGGTCATCAAGTCATATGAAAAATCTTATGTTCAGGTCATCATGTCGTATGAACACTCTATGTTCAGGTCATCAGGTCATATGAACAATCCTACGTTATGGTCATTaggtcatatgaacactcctATATTCGGGTTATTAGGTCATATGAACAATCCTATGTTTGGGTCATTaggtcatatgaacactcctATGTTCAGGTCATCaggtcatatgaacactccCATGTTCGGGACATATGAACAATCCAACCAAACATATTTGGTTAACTAAAACCCCGGCTCTCGACCTTTCTCTAATCTCCGCCACGAAAACCTTAGTCCATTTGTAGATGATTAAGATTaatataatctaaaaaaaatagacccTTATTTCAGTACTTGCATGGTACAAATTGGGTCCAAATACGGTCCCTCATAGCTCATACCAAACCAGACCAAACAATATGGTAAATATCAGTAAAACAAGGGGGGGAAATGTAAATAATGCATAATACCGGACCTTGAGCTAGCAAATTCACAAAGCTTCCCAgtagaagagaaaatgatgagagcCACATCAGCTTCACAGAGCACTGAGAGCTCAAAGGCCTTCTTGAGCAACCCATTGCGGCGCTTCGAAAACGTGACCTGGCGACTCGTGGCGTTTTCGATCCGCCGCATCTGAGTTTTGCCTCTCACCATTGTTCTGAACCAGAAAAGAAGGTTAAAAAACGAGAATCCGATGAAACCAGACAAGAAAATGGAGGGAGAAATCTCACCGGAGTGGGGTGGTCACCGGAGATAAGATTGTGTTTGGATGAAGCCGAAACGTAAACTGGAATTAATGGAAAACTGGAAGAGTTTTAGGGTTTGAGTTGAAGCCAAACAAGGCATGACCCATCAAACCCTAGCTGGGGAGAGCTTAAGGGGAAAGAGagcaaaaaaaggaaaagttggGGACGAATCTGAAAACCCCAAACAGAAAAAGGgcaatttattaaaatataatttaaaataaaaataaaaataaaaataaaatggatgtGTTTTCTCTGCCACCACCAAAAATGGGGGCATAGCCGACCCACGTTTCTATANtttttttttttttttttttttttttttttttttttttttttttttttttttttttttttgtaagatcCTAGGTTTGTTGGAAACGTGagcgaaacattttttacaatataagatatggaaaccttttcctaatGGACGCGTtgtacaatatctgctaactgCGGATATCATAGCTCAACACTGgacagtgtgctagcgagaatgTTGGGTCTCGAAAagggtgaattatgagatctcacatcaattggagaggataataacattcgttataagggtgtgtagagtgaacgcgttttaaaattctgagggaagcccgaaagggaaagtaaaaaatgacaatatagTCCAACACttagcttgggctgttacactatTTTTCTTGGTAACCAATATGAGTACTGGTATGACCttggttagatttttttcgatttaggttgggttgagtttttAGCccggttgacattttttttagttaggtGTCCCGTCAatcctaaaataaaatattttatatttaaaattatgaatatgttttttttttaattttttttgttggaaaaaaaaacataatttatttctttatttggcaaaaataaattttgagaagctacaaaaatggagggaaaataaaaagggattaaaatggaaataaagtcaagtaagagagagaaaacatcAGATTTCATgaacagaagagagagaaataatattttaaaaaacaaataaagtaTTTAACGCGTCATCATAGTCCGTACAGATAGTACGATAGAGAGCCAATCAGAATCGAAGAGGCAGAAAAGAGTTCGCCGTCGTTGTCAGCTCCAGGTAAAATTATTCGCCTCAATTGCGCGTGGTGTACACGAGCAAAAACTAAAGGTGAAATTTCGGAGCGTGTTGTCACTTTCACGAATGGCGATTGggagatatttttttcaagaatatttatattcaaataatgaaaaccctttctttttttgggaaGGACTCAAATAGTTAATtcagagaataaataatttagaacttaatttttattttaaaaaatctctaaatcttttaaaattataaatttaatttctttattattaatttttttattttattttacgaCTTATATTATCAACTAAAAGGTTAGAGGGTCACATCTTCGCAGTCACACGTATTATTTTACTAATAATCTATCAACCTTTGCATTAATAGTACTTAGAATAGGTCAAGTTAGCTAANggaaaataaaaagggattaaaatggaaataaagtcaagtaagagagagaaaacatcAGATTTCATgaacagaagagagagaaataatattttaaaaaacaaataaagtaTTTAACGCGTCATCATAGTCCGTACAGATAGTACGATAGAGAGCCAATCAGAATCGAAGAGGCAGAAAAGAGTTCGCCGTCGTTGTCAGCTCCAGGTAAAATTATTCGCCTCAATTGCGCGTGGTGTACACGAGCAAAAACTAAAGGTGAAATTTCGGAGCGTGTTGTCACTTTCACGAATGGCGATTGggagatatttttttcaagaatatttatattcaaataatgaaaaccctttctttttttgggaaGGACTCAAATAGTTAATtcagagaataaataatttagaacttaatttttattttaaaaaatctctaaatcttttaaaattataaatttaatttctttattattaatttttttattttattttacgaCTTATATTATCAACTAAAAGGTTAGAGGGTCACATCTTCGCAGTCACACGTATTATTTTACTAATAATCTATCAACCTTTGCATTAATAGTACTTAGAATAGGTCAAGTTAGCTAAAACCCTCGAGGGTTCGACCAAAGGCCAATCCCAAAGGCTTGGTTGGTCTAGAGGCTAACACGATCAATCTAACAAAAGAGTC
This portion of the Cucurbita pepo subsp. pepo cultivar mu-cu-16 chromosome LG08, ASM280686v2, whole genome shotgun sequence genome encodes:
- the LOC111799582 gene encoding histone deacetylase complex subunit SAP18, whose translation is MAGEAEAPRRAYGAPPRAPHAPPRPRLEPVDREKTCPLLLRVFTKIGSHHFNEDFAVRGKEPRDEVQIYTWKDATLRELTDLVKEVAPEARRRNAKLSFALVYPDRHGRFVVREVGKTFSFGNGRSDDNLALAELGFQIGDYLDVAII
- the LOC111799581 gene encoding MADS-box protein SOC1-like isoform X1 — encoded protein: MVRGKTQMRRIENATSRQVTFSKRRNGLLKKAFELSVLCEADVALIIFSSTGKLCEFASSSMQATVERFQRHTRETHHLERSLPHHHDQADQAATLLKGIESLEVSKRKLLGQGLGSSSYEELQQIQQQLQRSLAHVRATKHEVYKEQIDQLKEKEKYLAAENEKLAKKYLVQLEPRQSLTQVGEVSPYLETSLTFDVETDLFIGPPKSRSK
- the LOC111799581 gene encoding MADS-box protein SOC1-like isoform X2; the protein is MVRGKTQMRRIENATSRQVTFSKRRNGLLKKAFELSVLCEADVALIIFSSTGKLCEFASSSMQATVERFQRHTRETHHLERSLPHHHDQADQAATLLKGIESLEVSKRKLLGQGLGSSSYEELQQIQQQLQRSLAHVRATKHEVYKEQIDQLKEKEKYLAAENEKLAKKGHKTDEVKCIF
- the LOC111799581 gene encoding MADS-box protein SOC1-like isoform X3, producing MVRGKTQMRRIENATSRQVTFSKRRNGLLKKAFELSVLCEADVALIIFSSTGKLCEFASSSMQATVERFQRHTRETHHLERSLPHHHDQADQAATLLKGIESLEVSKRKLLGQGLGSSSYEELQQIQQQLQRSLAHVRATKHEVYKEQIDQLKEKEKYLAAENEKLAKKI